One genomic region from Streptomyces sp. NBC_00457 encodes:
- a CDS encoding carbohydrate ABC transporter permease has protein sequence MTATTVTPKVRTSRLVLYTVLVVVTGLMLGPFGWLVITGLKTTPELAASPVRWLPENFQWHNFADAFTAIDFLGYARNSLIISLIYATLVTLSSAWVGFGFARLNAPGKKVLFGVLLGSMMLPQMITLFPTYLIFAKVGMVDTYWPWVLWGLSAAPYLVFLFRQFFAGMPKELEEAAIVDGVGYAGIFWRIFLPQSWPVLSASFVIAFTWSWGDFIAPMLLLSSDRTTLSVAIMTSYVTDGGLPVNNLLAAGSVMYVVPILLIFLVAQRGFVAGMSTTGLK, from the coding sequence GTGACCGCCACCACCGTGACCCCCAAGGTACGCACGTCCCGTCTCGTCCTCTACACCGTGCTCGTCGTGGTCACCGGCCTGATGCTCGGCCCCTTCGGCTGGCTGGTCATCACCGGTCTGAAGACCACGCCCGAACTGGCGGCCTCCCCGGTGCGCTGGCTGCCCGAGAACTTCCAGTGGCACAACTTCGCCGATGCCTTCACCGCCATCGACTTCCTCGGCTACGCCCGCAATTCCCTCATCATCTCCCTGATCTACGCCACCCTCGTCACCCTGAGCTCCGCCTGGGTCGGCTTCGGCTTCGCCCGCCTGAACGCTCCGGGCAAGAAGGTCCTGTTCGGCGTGCTGCTCGGCTCGATGATGCTGCCGCAGATGATCACGCTCTTCCCGACGTACCTCATCTTCGCGAAGGTCGGCATGGTCGACACCTACTGGCCGTGGGTGCTGTGGGGGCTGTCGGCCGCTCCGTATCTGGTCTTCCTCTTCCGGCAGTTCTTCGCCGGGATGCCGAAGGAACTGGAGGAGGCCGCGATCGTCGACGGCGTCGGTTACGCCGGGATCTTCTGGCGGATCTTCCTGCCGCAGTCCTGGCCGGTCCTGTCCGCGAGCTTCGTGATCGCCTTCACCTGGAGCTGGGGCGACTTCATTGCTCCGATGCTGCTCCTGTCCAGCGACAGGACCACGCTCTCCGTCGCCATCATGACCTCCTATGTCACGGACGGCGGGTTGCCGGTCAACAACCTCCTTGCCGCGGGCTCCGTGATGTACGTCGTCCCCATCCTGCTGATCTTCCTCGTCGCCCAGCGCGGCTTCGTCGCCGGGATGTCCACCACCGGTCTCAAGTAG
- a CDS encoding carbohydrate ABC transporter permease, producing the protein MTVGEIPEVAELPKAVTRTGAVRSGDAPRTSMTARRHRAFYMFTSPWIIGFLLLTIGPMAYALWLSFTTFDGISPNWRYVGLGNYEELLSDPVTWDALGRAGLFAITSVPLSIIAGMGLAVLVNRPLKARGLWRTLLYLPAVVPPVGAGLIFKQLFNRDSGATNGVLNIFGIDAIAWLDDPYARYVILMTVLWAAGNIMIISLAGLQDVPRELHEAARIDGASAWRTFRSVTVPLLSPVLLFQAVTGMIASVQTIMPMLLAANATPAGVTSIPQSNYMYMMHVFAQYFALGRYGYASALLWVLFVLILIATGLIFKFTSGVVFYNVDPEAKK; encoded by the coding sequence ATGACAGTCGGCGAGATACCAGAAGTCGCGGAGCTGCCCAAGGCCGTCACACGCACCGGCGCCGTACGCTCCGGCGACGCGCCCCGCACCTCCATGACCGCCCGTCGGCACCGGGCGTTCTACATGTTCACCTCGCCCTGGATCATCGGCTTCCTGCTGCTGACCATCGGCCCGATGGCGTACGCGCTGTGGCTGAGCTTCACCACCTTCGACGGCATCTCCCCCAACTGGCGCTACGTCGGCCTCGGCAACTACGAGGAGCTGCTCTCCGACCCGGTGACCTGGGACGCCCTGGGGCGCGCCGGTCTGTTCGCCATCACCTCGGTACCGCTGTCGATCATCGCCGGAATGGGGCTCGCGGTCCTGGTCAACCGGCCGCTCAAGGCGCGCGGCCTGTGGCGCACCCTGCTCTACCTGCCGGCCGTGGTGCCGCCGGTGGGTGCCGGCCTCATCTTCAAGCAGCTCTTCAACCGGGACTCCGGCGCCACCAACGGCGTCCTCAACATCTTCGGCATCGACGCCATCGCCTGGCTCGACGACCCGTACGCCCGCTACGTGATCCTGATGACGGTCCTGTGGGCAGCCGGAAACATCATGATCATCTCGCTGGCCGGGCTCCAGGACGTACCCCGCGAACTCCACGAGGCGGCCCGGATCGACGGCGCGAGCGCCTGGCGTACCTTCCGCAGCGTCACCGTGCCGCTGCTCTCGCCGGTCCTGCTCTTCCAGGCCGTGACCGGGATGATCGCCTCGGTGCAGACCATCATGCCGATGCTGCTCGCCGCCAACGCCACCCCGGCGGGGGTCACTTCGATCCCGCAGTCCAACTACATGTACATGATGCACGTGTTCGCGCAGTACTTCGCGCTCGGCCGTTACGGCTACGCCTCCGCGCTCCTGTGGGTGCTCTTCGTCCTGATCCTCATCGCGACCGGCCTGATCTTCAAGTTCACGTCCGGTGTGGTGTTCTACAACGTCGACCCGGAGGCGAAGAAGTGA
- a CDS encoding extracellular solute-binding protein, producing the protein MHPRPGASLSRRRFLALSAGGAAAGSAALSGCALSTAGAALGGGESITMMVKLDDISPELIQQAQKELGVRITVVQDDITRLIAMLTNGNPPDLVRGLGALDAPYFAARGVAEDLDPYFAKSTILRTDDLDPANDVWRYDGTTQGKGPRYGMAKDFSQDSMFWYNTALFDKRGVDHPSETDPITYEEWLENAKRLVQRKNGQTTVYGGSYNGVNLTGLLTSLTATAGGSLFSADFSRVDFTTPEARKALTWYVEYAKTRVGPSLIQPNPDTWDGPTYVANRMAMSGSGYWLGGMINADPKIAKISRLAPAPVFEGGPRLSSCQAGTGLWMPKRARNKDAAWRVFEWFFGEAPAKARAEGGWGIPTLKSLRPLMPQKDYQKRVLKVQQAELEHFSVTPFTPYAKWDAFEALINQVMPAAMNGQISVDRLAGRLNSALNEQLKRGKEQVG; encoded by the coding sequence ATGCACCCACGCCCCGGTGCCTCCCTGAGCCGCCGCCGATTCCTCGCCCTGTCCGCAGGAGGTGCCGCGGCCGGATCGGCGGCCCTCAGCGGCTGTGCCCTGTCGACCGCGGGAGCCGCACTCGGCGGCGGCGAGAGCATCACGATGATGGTCAAACTCGACGACATCTCCCCGGAGCTGATCCAGCAGGCCCAGAAGGAACTCGGCGTCAGGATCACCGTGGTGCAGGACGACATCACCCGGCTGATCGCGATGCTCACCAACGGCAATCCGCCGGACCTCGTCCGCGGCCTCGGCGCCCTGGACGCGCCGTACTTCGCCGCCCGGGGTGTGGCAGAGGACCTGGACCCGTACTTCGCCAAGTCGACCATCCTCAGGACCGACGACCTGGACCCGGCCAATGACGTGTGGCGGTACGACGGCACGACCCAGGGCAAGGGCCCCCGCTACGGCATGGCGAAGGACTTCTCCCAGGACTCGATGTTCTGGTACAACACCGCGCTCTTCGACAAGAGGGGCGTCGACCACCCCTCCGAGACCGATCCGATCACGTACGAGGAATGGCTGGAGAATGCCAAGCGCCTGGTCCAGCGCAAGAACGGCCAGACGACCGTGTACGGCGGCAGCTACAACGGCGTGAACCTCACCGGCCTCCTGACGAGCCTGACGGCCACCGCCGGAGGCAGCCTCTTCTCCGCGGACTTCAGCCGGGTCGACTTCACCACCCCCGAGGCCCGCAAGGCCCTGACCTGGTACGTGGAGTACGCCAAGACCAGGGTCGGGCCGAGTCTCATCCAGCCCAACCCCGACACCTGGGACGGTCCCACGTACGTCGCGAACCGCATGGCCATGTCCGGCAGCGGCTACTGGCTCGGCGGCATGATCAACGCAGACCCGAAGATCGCGAAGATCTCCCGCCTCGCCCCCGCACCCGTCTTCGAGGGCGGCCCACGGCTCAGCTCCTGCCAGGCCGGCACCGGCCTGTGGATGCCGAAGAGGGCACGGAACAAGGACGCCGCCTGGCGGGTCTTCGAGTGGTTCTTCGGCGAAGCGCCGGCCAAGGCGCGCGCGGAGGGCGGCTGGGGGATACCGACGCTCAAGTCGCTGCGCCCGCTGATGCCGCAGAAGGACTACCAGAAGCGGGTCCTCAAGGTGCAGCAGGCCGAGTTGGAGCACTTCTCGGTGACTCCTTTCACCCCCTACGCCAAGTGGGACGCCTTCGAAGCCCTGATCAACCAGGTCATGCCGGCCGCGATGAACGGCCAGATCTCCGTCGATCGCCTGGCGGGACGCCTCAACTCGGCCCTCAACGAGCAGCTGAAGCGCGGTAAGGAGCAGGTGGGATGA
- a CDS encoding hydroxyacid dehydrogenase has product MPSPHPPRAVFAMDPVHLPLLFPPPLMARLKQASDIDPALVVQDLTDPRTAGALTRAEVLITGWGCPHLDADALVAAPELRTVLHAAGSVRSLIGDALWKHGVTVSSAVTGNALPVAEYTLAMILLAGKDTFTHRERFRATHTYPTNEETASTGNVGRRIGVIGASRVGRRLLELLRPFDFTVLLHDPYVSPAEAAELGAQLLSLEDLLRHSDIVSLHAPDIPETYRMLDGDRLALIRDGGVLINTSRGALVDHDALTDELVSGRLHAILDVTEPEPLPAGSPLYRLPNVFLTPHIAGSLGNELERLGRIVVEEMERVGGGDALVHEVRVGDLGRVA; this is encoded by the coding sequence ATGCCCAGCCCGCACCCGCCGAGGGCCGTGTTCGCGATGGATCCGGTGCACCTCCCCCTGCTTTTCCCTCCGCCGCTGATGGCCCGGCTGAAGCAGGCGTCCGACATCGACCCCGCCCTCGTCGTGCAGGACCTCACCGACCCAAGGACAGCCGGCGCCCTCACCCGGGCCGAGGTGCTGATCACCGGCTGGGGCTGCCCCCACCTGGACGCCGACGCCCTCGTGGCCGCGCCCGAACTGCGCACCGTCCTGCACGCGGCGGGCTCGGTCCGTTCGCTGATCGGTGACGCCCTGTGGAAGCACGGCGTCACCGTCTCCAGCGCGGTGACCGGCAACGCGCTGCCGGTCGCGGAGTACACGCTCGCGATGATCCTGCTCGCCGGGAAGGACACGTTCACGCACCGCGAGCGCTTCCGCGCCACGCACACCTACCCGACCAACGAGGAGACCGCCTCCACCGGCAACGTCGGCCGCCGGATCGGCGTCATCGGCGCCTCGCGCGTGGGCAGACGGCTGCTGGAGCTGCTGCGGCCCTTCGACTTCACCGTGTTGCTGCACGACCCGTACGTCAGCCCCGCCGAGGCCGCCGAACTCGGGGCCCAGCTACTGTCGTTGGAGGACCTCCTGCGGCACAGCGACATCGTCAGCCTGCACGCCCCCGACATCCCCGAGACCTACCGGATGCTCGACGGCGACCGGCTCGCCCTCATCCGGGACGGCGGCGTACTGATCAACACCTCGCGCGGCGCCCTGGTCGACCACGACGCACTCACCGACGAGCTGGTCTCCGGCCGGCTGCACGCGATCCTCGATGTCACGGAGCCAGAGCCGCTTCCGGCTGGATCGCCGCTGTACCGACTGCCCAACGTGTTCCTCACGCCGCACATCGCCGGGTCGCTCGGGAACGAGTTGGAGCGGCTGGGGCGGATTGTGGTGGAGGAGATGGAGAGGGTGGGTGGGGGGGATGCGTTGGTGCATGAGGTGCGGGTGGGGGATTTGGGGCGGGTGGCTTGA
- a CDS encoding LacI family DNA-binding transcriptional regulator produces MSQRRASSDVGRATIRDVAERAGVSVASVSRVLSGNYPVSEDLRRRVMKVVRDLDYVTNAHARSLAGGGTPTVAILIDNITGAAFAHVAKGVEGAATLRGWLSLVGTTGNDPERELALVNLMRQQGVAAVVLLGGAYDHDEYQLRMARFARSLDAAGSHLVLVGRPSLEGDVPATTVDYDNEGGAYAMASHLLSAGHRKVLVLPGDAEFSTARGRLKGAQRAFEAYGVPFDPGMVRYGPYDYQHGYGAVEASLRDGPDFTAVLAGTDVLAAGAMQALRAAGLRVPEDVSIVGYDDIPLASQLTPQLTTVHVPYEEMGRVALRAVADRREGNTGRGKGSDGDHLVLGTHVVVRNSVQPPARRD; encoded by the coding sequence GTGAGTCAGCGCAGGGCGTCTTCTGACGTCGGTCGGGCCACCATCCGGGACGTGGCGGAGCGGGCGGGTGTTTCGGTCGCGAGTGTGTCGCGCGTTCTGTCCGGCAACTACCCGGTGTCGGAGGATCTGCGGCGTCGTGTGATGAAGGTCGTCCGGGACCTGGACTACGTCACCAACGCCCACGCCCGTTCGCTGGCCGGCGGTGGTACGCCCACGGTGGCGATCCTGATCGACAACATCACCGGTGCGGCGTTCGCCCACGTGGCCAAGGGCGTCGAGGGCGCCGCCACGCTCCGGGGCTGGCTCTCCCTGGTCGGCACCACCGGGAACGACCCCGAGCGGGAACTCGCCCTGGTCAACCTCATGCGCCAGCAGGGCGTCGCCGCGGTGGTCCTGCTCGGCGGTGCCTATGACCACGACGAGTACCAGCTGCGGATGGCCCGTTTTGCCCGCTCTCTCGACGCGGCCGGTTCCCATCTCGTCCTGGTGGGCCGGCCGTCCCTGGAGGGCGACGTGCCGGCGACTACGGTCGACTACGACAACGAGGGCGGCGCCTACGCGATGGCGAGCCATCTGCTGTCGGCCGGTCACCGCAAGGTCCTCGTCCTGCCCGGCGACGCCGAATTCAGCACCGCCCGGGGCCGGTTGAAGGGGGCCCAGCGCGCCTTCGAGGCGTACGGCGTGCCCTTCGATCCGGGCATGGTGCGGTACGGCCCGTACGACTACCAGCACGGGTACGGGGCCGTGGAGGCAAGCCTGCGAGACGGGCCGGACTTCACGGCCGTGCTCGCCGGGACCGATGTGCTCGCCGCGGGCGCCATGCAGGCCCTGCGCGCGGCCGGGCTCAGGGTTCCCGAGGACGTGTCGATCGTCGGCTACGACGACATCCCGCTCGCCTCCCAGCTCACGCCCCAACTGACCACCGTGCACGTGCCGTACGAGGAGATGGGCCGCGTCGCCCTACGGGCGGTGGCCGACCGGCGCGAGGGCAACACCGGCCGCGGCAAGGGCAGCGACGGCGACCATCTGGTGCTGGGCACCCATGTCGTCGTACGCAACTCCGTGCAGCCGCCCGCTCGGCGCGACTGA
- a CDS encoding ABC transporter substrate-binding protein: MNFTIPRRRFASAAVAGLALAGLLSACGGSGSGSGEDSSGPVTLDFWGWANGQEAVVKAFNASHKDVQLKYTKVTDQLTMQKQLTNAVKAGNAPCLVQNTGEYVTSWVSQGALADITEYVEGEKGKFNPGAWTTAQVQGKFYGVPTSSSPNFTIYRTDIFEKYGIEPPATWDDFIAAGKELKKHNVKITNYAGEDPSTLEVLAMQAGAHWYSIDGDAWKVDFQDAGTLKAAKVIQEVIDNDLNSKLSFADYAAVQRNYDNGSTATRQISTWQMAGMVQNFTKSFGDWALSPWPTFKGEAAKTPAGTNLTASVTLVTEDCESRQQAAEAALWMSTDTTAVKTMASPETGNGVMPALADSDTYVPEAISEKLLGTNYAPAQKVVKDSLGTVTTDWTFGPNWTAMFTEMQAGWAKVVSKEQKVTDLLAHMQEWTVKDLKSRGISVKG, translated from the coding sequence ATGAACTTCACCATTCCCCGGAGAAGGTTCGCCTCCGCCGCCGTCGCGGGTCTCGCCCTCGCAGGTCTGCTCTCGGCCTGCGGTGGGTCCGGCTCCGGCTCCGGGGAGGACTCCTCGGGTCCGGTCACCCTGGACTTCTGGGGCTGGGCCAACGGCCAGGAGGCCGTCGTCAAGGCGTTCAACGCCAGTCACAAGGACGTCCAGCTCAAGTACACCAAGGTCACCGACCAGTTGACGATGCAGAAGCAGCTGACCAACGCGGTCAAGGCGGGGAACGCGCCCTGTCTGGTGCAGAACACCGGCGAGTACGTGACGAGTTGGGTGTCCCAGGGCGCGCTCGCCGACATCACGGAGTATGTCGAGGGTGAAAAAGGCAAGTTCAATCCTGGGGCCTGGACGACCGCTCAGGTGCAGGGCAAGTTCTACGGCGTCCCCACCAGCTCCTCGCCGAACTTCACGATCTACCGCACCGACATCTTCGAGAAGTACGGCATCGAGCCCCCGGCGACCTGGGACGACTTCATCGCCGCGGGCAAGGAGCTGAAGAAGCACAACGTCAAGATCACCAACTACGCCGGTGAGGACCCGAGCACCCTGGAGGTGCTGGCGATGCAGGCCGGGGCGCACTGGTACTCGATCGACGGCGACGCCTGGAAGGTGGACTTCCAGGACGCGGGGACGCTGAAGGCCGCGAAGGTGATCCAGGAGGTCATCGACAACGACCTCAACTCGAAGCTGTCCTTCGCCGACTACGCGGCCGTGCAGCGCAATTACGACAACGGCTCCACCGCGACCCGGCAGATCTCGACCTGGCAGATGGCCGGCATGGTGCAGAACTTCACCAAGTCGTTCGGCGACTGGGCGCTCTCGCCGTGGCCGACGTTCAAGGGTGAGGCGGCCAAGACCCCGGCGGGCACCAATCTGACCGCCAGCGTGACCCTGGTGACCGAGGACTGCGAGAGCCGGCAGCAGGCCGCGGAGGCGGCTCTGTGGATGTCCACCGACACCACCGCGGTGAAGACGATGGCGAGCCCGGAGACCGGGAACGGCGTGATGCCGGCCCTGGCCGACAGTGACACGTACGTCCCCGAAGCGATCTCCGAGAAGCTGCTCGGCACGAACTACGCGCCTGCGCAGAAGGTCGTCAAGGACAGCCTGGGCACCGTCACCACCGACTGGACTTTCGGCCCGAACTGGACGGCCATGTTCACGGAGATGCAGGCCGGCTGGGCCAAGGTCGTCAGCAAGGAGCAGAAGGTCACCGATCTGCTCGCGCACATGCAGGAGTGGACGGTCAAGGATCTGAAGTCCCGCGGTATCAGCGTCAAGGGCTGA
- a CDS encoding carbohydrate ABC transporter permease, whose protein sequence is MIRSQRWKGAAFTVPFQLGFVFLYLLPIGYAVYQSLYREQQSGLGLGGATEQFAGFDNYRQGLTDSAFMGSVLRVMLFACVQIPVMLLISLALALLLDALTSKVAGRFRILLLVPYMIPGVVAAIVWINLYSPEVGPLTPLGELFGFDWNFFAPSMVWPAIGNLLTWHGIGYNMVIIYSALQGVPRELFEAARLDGASEWRIARSIKIPFVRGALVLTGMLSIIQMLQIFNEPALFRNVTPQTVSDTFTPIMIIYNQAFNAGNYHYAATLSVLLALILGVASFLFYKLTSREVD, encoded by the coding sequence ATGATTCGCTCCCAGCGCTGGAAGGGTGCCGCGTTCACGGTCCCCTTCCAGCTCGGCTTCGTCTTCCTGTACCTGCTCCCCATCGGTTACGCCGTCTACCAGTCGCTCTATCGCGAGCAGCAGTCCGGGCTCGGGCTCGGCGGCGCCACCGAGCAGTTCGCCGGCTTCGACAACTACCGGCAGGGTCTGACCGACTCGGCGTTCATGGGGTCCGTACTGCGGGTGATGCTGTTCGCCTGCGTGCAGATCCCGGTGATGCTGCTGATCAGCCTGGCGCTGGCGCTGCTCCTGGACGCGCTCACCTCGAAGGTGGCCGGCCGGTTCCGGATCCTGCTGCTGGTGCCGTACATGATCCCCGGCGTGGTCGCGGCCATCGTCTGGATCAACCTCTACAGCCCCGAGGTCGGCCCGCTCACCCCGCTCGGCGAACTCTTCGGCTTCGACTGGAACTTCTTCGCCCCGTCGATGGTCTGGCCGGCCATCGGCAACCTGCTGACCTGGCACGGCATCGGCTACAACATGGTGATCATCTACTCGGCGCTCCAGGGCGTACCCCGTGAGCTGTTCGAGGCGGCGCGGCTCGACGGTGCCTCCGAGTGGCGGATCGCGCGCAGCATCAAGATCCCGTTCGTGAGGGGCGCGCTGGTCCTGACCGGCATGCTGTCGATCATCCAGATGCTGCAGATCTTCAACGAGCCCGCGCTGTTCCGGAACGTCACCCCGCAGACGGTCAGCGACACCTTCACCCCGATCATGATCATCTACAACCAGGCGTTCAACGCCGGCAACTACCACTACGCCGCGACGCTGTCGGTGCTGCTCGCCCTGATCCTCGGTGTCGCCTCCTTCCTCTTCTACAAGCTGACCTCGAGGGAGGTGGACTGA
- a CDS encoding carbohydrate ABC transporter permease — translation MVLTDKAMKDTKESAGRPVRRLNRPDSAARSRGGQRFLLVGLILASMYSLFPVWWLIVASTKDRTGLYQSNGLWFSGWHLWDNLEQLFTYEDGIFLRWTANSFLYAGLGSLGGTLLALATGYGLARFEFPGRNLVFAAVVGSFLIPIALLTLPLYLLFSEIGLVDTPWAMLIPCLINPFSVYLAKVYTEATIPYELLEAARIDGAGELRIFFSIVLRMMTTGGATVFLLAFVNTWNAFFLPLTVLRGEENWTLNLGLYNWSGKRLESGVDLTSLVLTGALLSIVPMAIMMVAMRRYWRTGVTLGALK, via the coding sequence ATGGTGCTGACGGACAAGGCCATGAAGGACACGAAGGAGTCGGCGGGCCGTCCCGTCCGGCGCCTGAACCGGCCGGACTCCGCCGCCCGCTCCCGTGGCGGCCAGCGGTTTCTGCTCGTCGGGCTGATCCTGGCCAGCATGTACAGCCTGTTCCCGGTGTGGTGGCTGATCGTCGCCTCGACGAAGGACCGCACGGGCCTGTACCAGTCGAACGGCCTGTGGTTCTCGGGCTGGCACCTGTGGGACAACCTGGAGCAGCTGTTCACCTACGAGGACGGCATCTTCCTGCGCTGGACGGCCAACTCGTTCCTGTACGCGGGCCTCGGCTCGCTCGGCGGCACGCTGCTCGCGCTGGCCACGGGCTACGGACTGGCCCGCTTCGAGTTCCCCGGGCGCAATCTGGTGTTCGCGGCGGTGGTCGGCTCGTTCCTGATCCCGATCGCCCTGCTCACCCTGCCGCTGTACCTGCTGTTCTCGGAGATCGGGCTGGTCGACACGCCCTGGGCGATGCTGATCCCCTGCCTGATCAATCCCTTCAGCGTCTATCTGGCCAAGGTGTACACCGAAGCGACCATCCCCTACGAACTCCTCGAAGCCGCCCGCATCGACGGCGCCGGCGAGCTGCGGATCTTCTTCAGCATCGTGCTGCGCATGATGACGACGGGCGGGGCCACGGTGTTCCTGCTCGCCTTCGTGAACACCTGGAACGCCTTCTTCCTCCCCCTCACCGTGCTGCGCGGCGAGGAGAACTGGACCCTCAACCTGGGCCTCTACAACTGGTCCGGGAAACGCCTGGAGTCCGGCGTCGACCTGACCAGCCTGGTGCTGACCGGTGCCCTGCTGTCCATCGTCCCGATGGCGATCATGATGGTCGCGATGCGCCGCTACTGGCGGACCGGCGTCACCTTGGGAGCCCTCAAGTGA
- a CDS encoding LacI family DNA-binding transcriptional regulator, giving the protein MGRTGSASVAAGPTLAVVAREAGVSVPTASKVVNGREDVAPETRRRVTEALDRLGYVRRPRFDTARVSGMVDLVLHSLESSWSGAVLHGVEAAAHDAGLEVVVSAGPNRTRVGRPERGWLDKLTARGSSGVLFNLAELTPSQHAWLEQHRIPYVLIDPVLDPPPGVVSVGAANWHGGVTATEHLLSLGHERIAVVAGGTHTMCSSARIAGYRSALVTAGIRQRPEYVRHAGFDQGAARRRTLELLDLPEPPTAVFVCSDRMALGVYEALAERGLSVPYDLSVVGFDDLPEARWTTPALTTIRQPLSEMAATALRLLVRMMEGDRPESTRTELSTRLVQRESTAPVR; this is encoded by the coding sequence ATGGGCCGTACAGGGAGTGCGAGCGTGGCGGCCGGGCCGACGCTGGCCGTGGTCGCCCGGGAGGCGGGCGTGTCCGTGCCGACCGCGTCCAAGGTCGTCAACGGCCGGGAGGACGTGGCACCCGAGACCCGCCGCCGGGTCACCGAGGCGCTGGACCGGCTCGGTTATGTGCGCAGACCGAGGTTCGACACCGCGAGGGTGTCCGGGATGGTCGACCTGGTGCTGCACTCGCTGGAGAGTTCCTGGTCGGGTGCGGTGCTGCACGGGGTGGAGGCGGCGGCCCACGACGCCGGTCTGGAAGTGGTCGTGTCGGCCGGTCCGAACCGGACGCGGGTCGGCCGTCCGGAGCGCGGCTGGCTCGACAAGCTCACCGCACGCGGTTCGTCGGGCGTGCTGTTCAACCTGGCGGAGCTGACGCCGTCCCAGCACGCGTGGCTGGAGCAGCACCGCATCCCGTACGTGCTGATCGACCCGGTCCTCGATCCGCCGCCCGGCGTGGTGTCGGTGGGCGCGGCGAACTGGCACGGCGGGGTGACGGCGACCGAGCATCTGCTGTCGCTGGGCCACGAGCGCATCGCCGTGGTCGCCGGCGGCACGCACACGATGTGCAGCAGCGCGCGGATCGCCGGCTATCGCTCGGCGCTCGTGACGGCGGGGATACGGCAGCGGCCGGAGTACGTCCGGCACGCCGGCTTCGACCAGGGCGCGGCCCGCCGCCGCACGCTGGAACTCCTCGACCTGCCCGAGCCGCCCACCGCGGTCTTCGTGTGCTCGGACCGGATGGCCCTGGGTGTCTACGAGGCCCTGGCCGAGCGGGGGTTGAGCGTGCCGTACGACCTGAGTGTCGTCGGTTTCGACGATCTGCCCGAGGCCCGCTGGACCACGCCGGCCCTCACCACGATTCGCCAGCCGCTGTCGGAGATGGCGGCGACGGCCCTGCGGCTGCTGGTCCGCATGATGGAGGGCGACCGGCCGGAGAGCACCCGCACGGAACTGTCCACGCGGTTGGTGCAGCGGGAGAGCACGGCCCCGGTCCGGTGA
- a CDS encoding DUF5954 family protein yields the protein MTDDWQQRIDALQEELVRRDDPAAWVREADAMEATVRYPRIALRGPVFGIAAQDPAVGPQWRVVKPLVDGMPQVARDGLQSHLFFTAKDDTDDPAVRRELLAAVEVLEREPADEVTACGVRYRVVRGDEFARMGDDGLEPPRPTDREPVERSWDRQTRHTPLDVEFVLDPEHLDGPSAGALTLGLRDFAYRGSRFPADVRADSERAVTTHPELVLLPTGFGVVERGGDGWHPRSTLQPTPHDARRVLYDGMAEIWAMLYQFDDTKKARYARAAEEYRALGHADEFEVDGQVFRICRVERLLRTGADGPEMPRASDVDEYGPMKMHPTMDPLDGSLTHE from the coding sequence ATGACTGATGACTGGCAGCAACGAATCGACGCCCTCCAGGAGGAGTTGGTCCGTCGTGACGACCCCGCCGCCTGGGTGCGGGAGGCCGACGCGATGGAGGCTACTGTGCGGTATCCCCGCATCGCCCTGCGCGGGCCGGTGTTCGGGATCGCGGCGCAGGACCCGGCCGTGGGGCCCCAGTGGCGGGTGGTGAAGCCGCTGGTGGACGGGATGCCTCAGGTGGCGCGGGACGGGCTGCAGTCGCATCTGTTCTTCACCGCGAAGGACGACACCGACGATCCGGCCGTACGGCGTGAACTGCTGGCGGCGGTGGAGGTGTTGGAGCGGGAGCCGGCGGACGAGGTGACGGCGTGCGGGGTGCGGTACCGGGTGGTGCGCGGGGACGAGTTCGCGCGGATGGGGGACGACGGTCTGGAGCCGCCCCGGCCCACCGACCGGGAGCCGGTGGAGCGGTCGTGGGATCGGCAGACGCGCCACACGCCCCTGGACGTGGAGTTCGTCCTCGATCCGGAGCACCTGGACGGGCCGTCCGCGGGCGCGCTGACGCTGGGGCTGCGGGACTTCGCGTACCGGGGCTCCCGCTTCCCCGCCGACGTGCGCGCGGATTCCGAGCGGGCGGTCACCACACATCCCGAACTCGTGCTGCTGCCCACGGGTTTCGGTGTGGTCGAGCGCGGTGGCGACGGCTGGCATCCGCGCAGCACGCTGCAGCCCACGCCGCATGACGCGCGGCGCGTGCTCTATGACGGGATGGCCGAGATCTGGGCCATGCTGTACCAGTTCGACGACACCAAGAAGGCCCGGTACGCGCGGGCGGCCGAGGAGTACCGGGCGCTCGGCCACGCCGACGAGTTCGAGGTGGACGGCCAGGTCTTCCGGATCTGCCGGGTGGAGCGGTTGCTCCGCACGGGTGCGGACGGGCCGGAGATGCCGCGGGCGTCGGACGTGGACGAGTACGGGCCGATGAAGATGCATCCGACGATGGATCCCTTGGATGGCAGCCTCACTCATGAGTGA